The Flavobacterium sp. 123 genome contains a region encoding:
- a CDS encoding sensor histidine kinase KdpD translates to MNKLFFRLLVLLMSLSLIGIILVQVYWFNTSFKNNDEQFKFHVKQVIGNVADKLQKQEAYSFYDKYNHLKDSMGKAPKKDDLLEFYYVQKNPRTNKTIVYSNSVISEDYNINGSFFDKRFDSVKFKSFSSKRVTEVYNNNKIDNSILNQSLIPDIRIEKSGNLDVLDNAQFEIFYKDITSAMPLQERVTKETLRKLIKKELEEYGVNTKFEFGIYSNGIATKVKSADFKFDRNATYSIPILTDNEGNEKYKLLVTFPHKKKFLLSELVSITILSIIFTLIIIIAYSSALSQLIRQRQISEIKNDFINNMTHEFKTPIATINLALDAIKNPKIIEDKEKVLRYLQMIRDENKRMHAQVENVLRISKLEKKELDIEKESSNVEDIIYDAIDHVNLILEDREGSITTHFDAARTSVLINDVHFTNVIVNILENAIKYSPEVPKIDIYTENIKDMVLVKVKDNGVGMSKAAQKRIFEKFYREHTGDIHNVKGHGLGLAYVKRIVEDHNGQVYVESEKGKGSTFIIKIPLIN, encoded by the coding sequence ATGAATAAACTTTTTTTTAGATTACTAGTTTTGCTGATGAGTTTATCCTTGATAGGGATAATATTAGTCCAAGTATATTGGTTTAATACTTCATTTAAAAATAATGATGAACAGTTTAAATTTCATGTAAAACAAGTTATCGGCAATGTAGCGGATAAACTTCAAAAACAAGAAGCATATAGTTTTTATGATAAATACAATCATCTTAAAGACAGTATGGGTAAAGCTCCCAAAAAAGATGATTTATTAGAGTTTTATTATGTTCAAAAAAATCCAAGAACAAACAAAACTATAGTATATTCAAACAGCGTTATATCAGAAGATTACAATATAAATGGCTCGTTCTTTGATAAAAGATTTGACAGTGTAAAATTTAAAAGTTTTAGCTCCAAACGTGTTACAGAGGTTTACAACAATAATAAAATTGATAATTCCATTCTGAATCAGAGTTTAATTCCTGATATAAGAATCGAAAAATCAGGAAATTTAGATGTTTTAGATAATGCGCAGTTTGAAATATTCTATAAAGATATTACTTCTGCTATGCCTCTTCAAGAAAGAGTAACAAAGGAAACGCTTCGAAAGCTTATTAAAAAAGAGTTAGAAGAATATGGTGTTAACACTAAATTTGAGTTTGGAATATATAGTAATGGAATTGCGACCAAAGTAAAATCGGCGGACTTTAAGTTTGATAGAAATGCAACTTATTCTATTCCAATTTTAACAGATAATGAAGGAAATGAAAAATATAAATTATTAGTAACATTCCCTCATAAAAAGAAGTTTTTATTATCGGAATTAGTTAGTATTACAATACTATCAATCATTTTTACACTTATTATTATTATAGCTTATTCGAGTGCATTAAGTCAATTGATTCGTCAGCGTCAAATATCTGAGATAAAAAATGATTTCATAAATAATATGACGCATGAATTTAAAACACCAATTGCTACTATAAATTTAGCACTTGATGCGATAAAAAATCCTAAGATAATTGAAGATAAAGAAAAGGTTCTTCGGTATCTCCAAATGATTCGAGATGAGAATAAAAGAATGCATGCACAAGTTGAAAATGTATTGAGGATTTCAAAATTGGAGAAAAAAGAATTGGATATTGAAAAAGAGTCCAGTAATGTTGAGGATATTATTTATGATGCAATTGATCATGTTAATCTAATCTTAGAAGATAGAGAAGGTTCTATAACTACTCATTTTGATGCAGCTAGAACTTCAGTTTTAATAAATGATGTTCATTTCACAAACGTGATTGTAAATATTTTGGAAAATGCCATTAAGTATTCTCCAGAGGTTCCTAAAATAGATATTTATACAGAGAACATCAAAGATATGGTTCTTGTAAAAGTAAAAGATAATGGTGTGGGAATGAGTAAAGCTGCACAAAAAAGAATTTTTGAAAAGTTTTACCGAGAGCATACAGGTGACATACATAATGTTAAAGGACATGGGTTAGGTTTAGCTTATGTAAAAAGAATAGTTGAAGACCATAACGGTCAAGTTTATGTAGAAAGTGAAAAGGGAAAAGGAAGTACCTTCATAATAAAAATACCACTAATAAATTAG
- a CDS encoding response regulator transcription factor produces the protein MENVNKKILLVEDDLNFGAVLKDYLMLNDFDVTLAKNGMEGFEKFKKDSYDLCILDVMMPYKDGYTLAKEIREKNNEVPIIFLTAKSMKEDVLKGYKAGADDYLNKPFDSEVLLMKIKAIIQRKSSDVKTEQVQFEFNVGKFHLNSKLRFLTFGDEEPIKLSPKENELLKMLILHENDLMPRELALTKIWRDDNYFTSRSMDVYIAKLRKYLKPDEDVEILNIHGEGFRLVVKNKVA, from the coding sequence ATGGAAAATGTAAATAAAAAAATCCTTTTAGTTGAAGATGATTTAAATTTTGGGGCTGTACTAAAAGACTACTTAATGCTGAATGATTTTGATGTTACTTTAGCTAAGAATGGTATGGAAGGTTTTGAGAAATTCAAAAAGGATTCCTACGATTTATGTATTCTAGATGTGATGATGCCTTATAAAGACGGATATACTTTAGCGAAAGAAATAAGAGAAAAAAATAATGAAGTTCCAATTATTTTTTTAACAGCAAAATCTATGAAAGAAGATGTTCTTAAAGGATACAAAGCTGGTGCTGATGATTATCTTAATAAACCTTTTGATTCAGAAGTTTTATTAATGAAAATTAAAGCAATTATTCAAAGAAAATCTTCGGATGTTAAAACGGAACAAGTACAGTTTGAATTTAATGTTGGAAAATTCCATTTGAATTCAAAACTTAGATTCTTAACTTTTGGTGATGAAGAACCGATTAAGTTATCTCCTAAAGAAAATGAATTGTTGAAAATGTTAATTCTTCATGAAAATGATTTAATGCCTAGAGAATTAGCTTTGACAAAAATATGGAGAGATGACAATTACTTTACATCAAGAAGTATGGATGTATATATTGCTAAATTAAGAAAGTATCTTAAACCAGATGAAGATGTTGAAATTCTAAACATTCACGGTGAAGGATTTAGATTAGTAGTAAAAAATAAAGTTGCATAA
- the argH gene encoding argininosuccinate lyase: MKLWEKGIPTDKQIEHFTVGNDRELDLVLAKYDALGSIAHAKMLGQIGLLTDEETVSLVLALEEIIKDVENGKFEIEDSFEDVHSKIEYLLTIKLGDAGKKIHTARSRNDQVLVDVNLYLKDVVKELKEQVKTLFDLFMESADKHQNVLLPGYTHLQIAMPSSFGMWFSAYAESLIDDITMLNAALKIVDQNPLGSAAGYGSSFPINRTFTTQELGFETLKFNAVAAQMSRGKSEKTVAFAMSSVAATLAKFSMDVCLYMSQNFDFISLPSHLTTGSSIMPHKKNPDVFELIRGKCNKIQALPYEITLITNNLPSGYHRDLQLLKEGLFPAIQNLKACLDIAIFSIKDIKVKEHILDDKKYDYLFTVDSLNEMVVAGIPFRDAYKAVAEQLENGTFKSPKETKHTHEGSINNLCLNEIKEKMKRSY; this comes from the coding sequence ATGAAACTTTGGGAAAAAGGAATACCAACTGACAAACAAATCGAACATTTTACAGTTGGAAACGACAGAGAACTAGACTTAGTTCTAGCTAAATATGATGCTTTGGGCTCTATTGCTCATGCAAAAATGTTAGGGCAAATTGGACTTTTGACAGATGAAGAAACTGTTTCTTTAGTATTAGCTTTAGAGGAAATTATAAAAGATGTTGAAAACGGAAAATTCGAAATTGAAGATAGTTTTGAAGACGTACATTCAAAAATTGAATACCTACTAACTATAAAATTAGGGGATGCTGGAAAAAAAATTCATACTGCACGTTCCCGTAACGATCAAGTTTTAGTTGATGTTAATCTATATTTAAAAGATGTCGTTAAAGAACTAAAAGAACAAGTAAAAACATTGTTTGATTTATTCATGGAATCGGCTGACAAACATCAGAATGTTTTATTGCCAGGATATACACATTTACAAATTGCAATGCCTTCTTCTTTTGGAATGTGGTTTTCTGCTTATGCTGAAAGTTTGATTGATGATATTACCATGTTGAATGCCGCTTTAAAAATTGTAGATCAAAATCCATTAGGTTCAGCAGCAGGATATGGAAGTTCATTCCCTATCAACAGAACATTTACAACACAAGAACTTGGCTTTGAAACCTTAAAATTCAATGCTGTAGCTGCTCAAATGAGTCGCGGAAAATCAGAAAAAACAGTAGCTTTTGCAATGAGTAGCGTAGCTGCAACATTAGCAAAATTTTCTATGGATGTTTGCTTGTATATGAGTCAGAATTTTGATTTTATTAGCTTACCTTCTCATCTTACAACTGGTTCAAGTATAATGCCGCACAAAAAAAACCCAGATGTTTTCGAATTAATTCGTGGAAAATGCAATAAAATTCAAGCATTGCCATACGAAATTACATTAATCACAAACAACTTACCAAGTGGTTACCACAGAGATTTACAATTATTGAAAGAAGGATTATTTCCTGCTATTCAGAATTTAAAAGCATGTCTAGATATTGCTATTTTTTCTATTAAAGATATAAAAGTAAAAGAGCATATTTTAGACGATAAAAAATACGATTATTTATTTACTGTTGATTCATTAAATGAAATGGTAGTTGCTGGAATTCCTTTTAGAGATGCTTATAAAGCGGTAGCTGAGCAACTAGAAAACGGGACGTTTAAATCTCCAAAAGAAACAAAACATACTCATGAAGGAAGTATCAATAACCTTTGCCTAAATGAGATAAAAGAAAAAATGAAACGTTCTTATTAA
- a CDS encoding M20 family metallo-hydrolase has product MKSIETLTQEAIALLKALIETPSFSSEEDQTALLIENWFTQNNIPFKRENNNVWAFNNYFDKNKPTLLLNSHHDTVKPNQGYTNDPFEAIVDDGKLYGLGSNDAGGCLVSLLATFVYFYSNENLPYNLVMVASAEEESSGKNGLNSVLKHLPELECAIVGEPTLMQLAVAEKGLLVLDVIIKGTASHAAHNNPDNPIYNAIPVIEWFKNFQFERISEVLGPVKMTVTQLSAGKQHNVVPAECHLVIDIRVNDCYNNKEILETVRQHVNAEINPRSMHLNASSIPVSHGLVQAGIALGRTTYGSPTLSDQSVLSCKSLKLGPGETLRSHSANEFIFINEIEEGIQLYIKILTDFFKQ; this is encoded by the coding sequence ATGAAAAGTATAGAAACCCTTACTCAAGAAGCCATTGCTCTTTTAAAAGCATTAATTGAAACTCCTTCCTTTTCGAGTGAAGAAGATCAAACAGCGCTTTTAATTGAAAATTGGTTTACACAAAATAACATCCCTTTCAAAAGAGAGAATAATAATGTTTGGGCTTTCAACAATTATTTTGATAAGAACAAACCAACACTTTTACTTAACTCACATCACGATACCGTAAAACCAAATCAAGGATATACTAATGACCCATTTGAAGCCATCGTAGATGACGGTAAATTATATGGATTAGGAAGTAATGATGCAGGTGGCTGTTTAGTATCACTACTAGCAACTTTTGTGTATTTTTATTCAAATGAAAACCTGCCTTATAACCTAGTAATGGTTGCTTCTGCTGAAGAAGAAAGTAGCGGGAAAAATGGATTAAATAGTGTCTTAAAACATTTACCAGAATTAGAATGTGCCATTGTAGGGGAACCAACTTTGATGCAATTAGCGGTTGCCGAAAAAGGATTATTAGTTTTAGATGTAATTATAAAAGGTACTGCAAGTCATGCGGCTCACAACAATCCTGACAATCCAATTTACAATGCTATACCTGTTATAGAATGGTTTAAAAACTTTCAATTCGAAAGAATATCTGAAGTTCTTGGACCTGTAAAAATGACGGTCACACAACTATCTGCTGGAAAACAACATAATGTAGTTCCTGCAGAATGTCATTTGGTAATAGATATTCGAGTAAATGATTGTTACAACAATAAAGAAATTCTAGAGACTGTAAGACAACATGTAAATGCCGAAATCAATCCTAGATCTATGCACTTAAACGCTTCTTCAATTCCTGTATCACACGGATTAGTTCAAGCTGGAATTGCATTAGGCAGAACAACATATGGCTCTCCTACTCTTTCAGATCAATCTGTTTTGAGTTGTAAATCCTTAAAATTAGGACCCGGAGAAACATTGCGGTCACACTCAGCAAACGAATTTATATTTATAAACGAAATAGAAGAAGGAATTCAATTGTATATCAAAATACTAACTGATTTTTTCAAACAATAA
- the argB gene encoding acetylglutamate kinase yields MGNKQPISILKIGGNIIDNPSELKQFLSDFSKIEGYKVLVHGGGKSATKMAQSIGLVPQMIDGRRITDAAMLDVVVMIYAGQINKNIVAQLQANNTNAMGFSGADGNLIRSSKRNHPTIDYGFVGDVQKVNIPLLETLINTGITPVFCAITHDLKGQLLNTNADTIASELAIALSEIFDVTLSYCFEKPGVLYDSEDDSSVITSINEALYSKLKAEKAIHSGMIPKLDNCFNSLSKGVQKIKIGHHRMFQDSTALYTTITL; encoded by the coding sequence ATGGGAAATAAACAACCAATTAGCATACTGAAAATTGGTGGCAACATCATTGACAATCCATCTGAATTGAAACAATTCCTATCTGATTTTTCAAAAATTGAAGGATACAAAGTATTGGTTCATGGAGGCGGAAAATCAGCTACTAAAATGGCGCAAAGCATTGGTTTAGTTCCTCAAATGATAGATGGACGTAGAATTACAGATGCAGCCATGTTAGATGTAGTGGTAATGATTTATGCAGGTCAAATCAACAAAAACATTGTAGCGCAATTACAAGCAAATAATACTAATGCAATGGGATTCTCTGGTGCTGACGGAAATTTAATTAGGTCTAGCAAAAGAAATCATCCTACTATAGATTACGGTTTTGTGGGTGATGTTCAAAAAGTGAATATTCCACTATTAGAAACCCTTATTAATACTGGAATTACCCCCGTATTTTGCGCTATTACACATGATTTGAAAGGACAATTATTAAATACAAATGCGGATACAATTGCTAGCGAATTAGCTATTGCTTTATCTGAAATTTTTGATGTAACTTTGAGTTATTGCTTCGAAAAACCAGGCGTATTATATGATTCAGAAGACGATTCATCAGTAATCACATCAATAAATGAAGCTTTATATTCTAAATTAAAAGCAGAAAAAGCCATTCATTCCGGTATGATTCCAAAATTAGACAACTGTTTTAATAGTTTGTCAAAGGGAGTTCAAAAAATAAAAATTGGCCATCATAGAATGTTTCAAGATTCAACAGCATTGTACACCACAATTACATTATGA
- a CDS encoding N-acetylornithine carbamoyltransferase, translating into MNYISIQNIDSLQKWVKDALKIKKNPLKNKKLGKNKTLGMLFFNPSLRTRLSTQKAALNLGMNVMVMNFTSEGWTIEYGDGAVMNQGTSEHIKEAAAVVSQYCDIIAIRAFAGLTDKEKDNAETVLTGFLKYATVPVVNMESATGHPLQSLADAITMAEHKTAHRPKVVLTWAPHPKALPQAVANSFVQMMQLQDADFVITHPEGYELNPEITKDSKIEYDQNKAFENADFIYAKNWSNYKDYGKVTNSDPSWTVDADKMKLTNNAKFMHCLPVRRNVIVTDEVIDSENSIVIEQANNRTYSAQLVLQKILKNGK; encoded by the coding sequence ATGAACTACATTTCCATACAAAACATAGATTCACTTCAAAAATGGGTGAAAGACGCACTGAAAATCAAAAAAAATCCTCTAAAAAACAAAAAACTAGGAAAAAATAAAACCCTTGGAATGTTGTTTTTTAATCCAAGCCTTAGAACCCGTTTGAGCACACAAAAAGCGGCTTTAAATTTAGGTATGAATGTGATGGTAATGAATTTTACTAGCGAAGGTTGGACAATTGAATATGGAGATGGTGCGGTTATGAACCAAGGAACTTCGGAACATATTAAAGAAGCTGCAGCTGTAGTTTCACAATATTGTGATATTATTGCCATCAGAGCTTTTGCTGGATTGACAGACAAGGAAAAAGATAATGCCGAAACTGTCCTTACTGGTTTCTTAAAATATGCAACTGTTCCCGTTGTGAATATGGAAAGTGCAACCGGACATCCTTTACAATCGCTTGCAGATGCAATAACTATGGCAGAGCACAAAACTGCTCATAGACCTAAAGTTGTTTTAACTTGGGCACCACATCCAAAAGCATTGCCTCAAGCAGTAGCTAATTCATTTGTACAGATGATGCAACTGCAAGATGCTGATTTTGTAATCACACATCCAGAAGGATATGAACTAAATCCTGAAATTACTAAAGATTCTAAAATTGAGTATGATCAAAATAAAGCTTTTGAAAATGCTGATTTTATCTATGCAAAAAACTGGAGTAATTATAAAGACTACGGAAAAGTAACAAATTCAGATCCAAGTTGGACTGTAGATGCTGACAAAATGAAACTGACCAATAATGCTAAATTTATGCATTGCTTACCTGTAAGACGTAATGTAATCGTAACAGATGAAGTGATTGACAGTGAAAATTCAATAGTTATTGAACAAGCCAATAACAGAACATATTCCGCACAATTAGTTTTGCAAAAAATACTGAAAAATGGGAAATAA
- the proB gene encoding glutamate 5-kinase, translating to MDKSGKKRILLKIGSNTLTKETNHISRGKIEDIGMQIAALKDDYEFVIVSSGAIAAAKQFVKLEAPDNEIFVKQALASIGQPHLMRIFHENFSDLGLHTSQCLLSYSDFEKKQTKVNIVNTINVLVKNSYIPIINENDTVATDEIQFGDNDKLAALTAVLLDVDILIIATNTNGIYTKASIHNEIPDTISLVTDLDSLQNEIGDSKSSHGTGGMQSKIDSAAIAKAANIETWIVNGLEDNFILKALNNEIPFTKIL from the coding sequence ATGGACAAATCAGGTAAAAAAAGAATCTTATTAAAAATTGGAAGCAATACGTTAACCAAAGAAACCAATCACATTTCGAGAGGAAAGATTGAGGATATTGGTATGCAAATAGCAGCCTTAAAAGACGATTACGAATTTGTAATTGTAAGCTCTGGTGCTATTGCGGCTGCAAAACAATTTGTAAAACTTGAAGCTCCAGACAACGAAATTTTTGTAAAACAAGCACTAGCTTCTATTGGACAACCCCATTTGATGCGGATTTTTCATGAGAACTTCAGTGATTTAGGATTGCACACGTCACAATGTTTACTTTCCTATTCTGATTTTGAAAAAAAACAAACCAAAGTAAACATCGTAAACACGATAAATGTTCTTGTCAAAAATAGTTACATTCCAATTATTAATGAAAATGATACCGTTGCAACTGACGAAATTCAGTTTGGTGATAATGACAAATTAGCGGCCTTAACTGCCGTTTTATTGGATGTTGATATTTTGATAATTGCCACTAACACGAATGGAATTTATACTAAAGCATCAATCCACAATGAAATTCCTGATACGATTTCATTGGTTACAGATTTAGATTCTTTACAAAATGAAATTGGGGATTCAAAATCTTCTCACGGAACAGGAGGCATGCAATCTAAAATTGATTCGGCAGCTATTGCGAAAGCAGCAAATATTGAAACTTGGATTGTGAACGGATTAGAAGACAACTTTATATTGAAAGCATTAAATAACGAAATTCCTTTTACTAAAATTCTGTAA
- a CDS encoding glutamate-5-semialdehyde dehydrogenase translates to MSQLLPIEKRNAVLRRMAELLEQERTDLKNVNQQDLNNYSGDDLAMEKRLLVDDAKIDGMILSLQQLFSQEDPVGKIRFDFTHENGLKIYNKTAAFGTIMIIYESRPDVTVEAGGIAFKSGNKILLKGGKESLLSNLKIVSLWHEALKANNVATEWVEYLNYNRAETQAFLEKPTQRVDLIVPRGGEQLIAFTKKHATCPVIVSGRGNNFVYVNAEADLDQALAIIINGKTSNISVCNALDKVLIDTNLDNWEAFAQKIIQELQQRNVMVLGDEGVSKATHVPLIASDLIWYEEFLDYKIVIGVTNSNQEAIDKINKYCGGHSASIITQNDAVAQEFMENVDTAAVYQNASTRFTDGGQFGLGGELAISTDKLHQRGPIGLQHLVTNKWYIYGNGQIR, encoded by the coding sequence ATGAGTCAATTATTACCCATAGAAAAAAGAAATGCCGTTTTAAGACGTATGGCAGAACTTCTTGAGCAAGAAAGAACCGACCTTAAAAACGTAAATCAACAGGATTTAAATAATTATTCTGGTGATGATTTAGCTATGGAAAAAAGACTCTTAGTTGATGATGCTAAGATTGACGGAATGATTCTTTCTTTACAACAGTTATTCAGTCAAGAAGATCCTGTCGGTAAAATTCGTTTTGATTTCACTCATGAAAATGGTTTGAAAATCTATAATAAAACGGCTGCTTTTGGAACGATTATGATTATTTATGAATCCAGACCAGATGTAACTGTTGAGGCTGGAGGAATTGCTTTCAAATCAGGAAATAAAATCCTATTAAAGGGAGGGAAAGAATCTTTGTTGTCAAATTTAAAGATTGTAAGTCTTTGGCATGAGGCTTTAAAAGCAAATAATGTAGCAACAGAATGGGTTGAATATCTAAATTACAACAGAGCCGAAACTCAAGCTTTTTTAGAAAAACCAACACAAAGAGTTGATTTAATTGTTCCTCGCGGTGGAGAACAATTGATAGCTTTTACTAAAAAACATGCTACTTGCCCAGTTATAGTAAGTGGACGAGGAAATAATTTTGTGTATGTAAATGCTGAAGCTGATTTAGACCAAGCACTTGCAATTATTATTAACGGTAAGACCTCTAACATATCTGTTTGTAATGCTTTAGATAAAGTTTTAATTGATACTAATCTTGACAATTGGGAAGCTTTTGCGCAAAAAATAATTCAAGAATTACAACAAAGAAACGTTATGGTTTTAGGAGATGAAGGTGTTTCAAAAGCAACCCATGTTCCTTTAATAGCATCCGATTTAATTTGGTACGAAGAATTTTTAGATTATAAAATTGTTATTGGAGTAACCAATTCAAACCAAGAAGCAATTGATAAAATAAACAAATATTGTGGTGGACATTCGGCTTCGATAATAACACAAAATGATGCAGTAGCGCAAGAATTCATGGAAAATGTGGATACAGCTGCGGTTTATCAAAACGCCTCTACCCGATTTACTGATGGAGGACAATTTGGTTTAGGTGGTGAATTGGCCATCAGCACAGACAAACTACACCAACGAGGACCTATTGGCTTACAACATTTAGTTACTAATAAATGGTATATTTACGGAAATGGACAAATCAGGTAA
- a CDS encoding aspartate aminotransferase family protein, with protein sequence MNLFDVYPLYNITPVKAIDCTITDKDGIEYLDLYSGHGVISIGHTQPDYIAKLKNQLDNIGFYSNAIQNPLQVELAEKLGKLSGYEDYTLFLCSSGAEANENALKLASFHNGKSRVIAFDNSFHGRTSAAVAVTDNKKIVAPINAQQVVTFLPLNNIDLVEAELQKGDVCCVIIEGIQGVGGLDEGTTTFFQALEKKCEQYDVVLILDEVQSGYGRTGKFFAHQYHNIKADIICLAKGMGNGFPIGGIMISPKFTASYGLLGTTFGGSHLACAAGIAVLDVIESQKLMDNVNEVYAYFLEAIKQVPEIIKIKGKGLMLGVEFDFDVSALRKKMIIEKHIFTGNANNKNLLRILPPLTINKEAIDTFIIALKESLEEIKA encoded by the coding sequence ATGAACTTATTTGACGTTTACCCCTTATACAATATTACGCCTGTAAAAGCTATTGATTGCACGATTACAGACAAAGATGGTATTGAATATTTAGATTTATATAGTGGTCATGGTGTAATTTCCATTGGTCACACGCAACCAGATTATATTGCCAAATTAAAAAATCAATTGGATAATATTGGTTTTTATTCAAATGCTATTCAAAATCCATTGCAAGTAGAATTAGCAGAGAAATTAGGAAAGTTATCTGGATACGAAGATTATACGTTATTCTTGTGTAGCTCTGGGGCTGAAGCCAATGAAAATGCATTGAAATTAGCTTCGTTTCACAATGGTAAATCTCGAGTAATTGCTTTTGACAATTCTTTTCACGGAAGAACATCTGCTGCTGTTGCTGTAACGGATAACAAAAAAATTGTTGCGCCAATCAACGCACAACAAGTGGTTACGTTTTTACCCTTAAATAACATTGATTTAGTTGAAGCTGAATTACAAAAAGGAGATGTTTGCTGTGTAATTATTGAAGGAATTCAAGGTGTTGGTGGACTAGACGAAGGAACGACTACGTTTTTTCAAGCTTTAGAAAAAAAATGCGAACAATACGATGTTGTTTTAATTTTAGACGAAGTGCAATCTGGTTACGGAAGAACAGGAAAGTTTTTTGCACACCAATATCACAATATTAAAGCTGATATTATTTGTTTAGCAAAAGGAATGGGAAATGGATTTCCAATTGGAGGAATCATGATTTCGCCAAAATTCACTGCTAGTTATGGATTATTGGGAACTACTTTTGGCGGAAGCCATTTAGCTTGTGCTGCAGGAATTGCTGTTCTAGATGTGATTGAAAGCCAAAAATTAATGGACAATGTGAATGAAGTTTATGCTTATTTTTTAGAAGCAATAAAACAAGTTCCTGAAATTATTAAGATAAAAGGAAAAGGATTAATGCTAGGAGTCGAATTTGATTTTGATGTTAGCGCACTACGTAAAAAAATGATTATTGAGAAGCATATTTTTACAGGAAATGCTAACAATAAAAACTTATTGAGAATTCTTCCTCCATTGACAATCAATAAAGAAGCTATTGATACCTTTATCATTGCTTTAAAAGAATCATTAGAAGAAATAAAAGCATAA
- the argC gene encoding N-acetyl-gamma-glutamyl-phosphate reductase, with protein MINIGIIGGSGYTAGELIRILMFHPNATIDFVYSTTNAGKPLSIAHHDLLGDIEMNFTAEVNPNVDVVFLCLGHGKSKAFLEQNQFSSTTKIIDLGNDFRLTKDKEFDGKSFVYGLPELNKSNIKKAQFIANPGCFATAIQLALLPLAKNGILTNDVHINATTGSTGAGVTPSETTHFSWRSNNMSHYKAFDHQHLGEINQSVNQLQADYSNELIFVPNRGDFARGIFATLYTTIEESLEDIVAKYEAYYANQPFVTVTTTAINMKQVVQTNKCIISLMKKGNRLLITSIIDNLTKGASGQAIQNMNLMFGLEETTGLHLKPSGF; from the coding sequence ATGATTAACATTGGAATAATTGGAGGTTCAGGTTATACTGCTGGTGAACTAATCAGAATATTAATGTTTCACCCAAATGCAACTATTGATTTCGTCTATAGCACTACTAATGCTGGAAAACCACTTTCAATTGCTCATCATGATTTGTTAGGTGATATTGAAATGAATTTTACTGCGGAAGTAAATCCAAATGTAGATGTTGTTTTCTTGTGTTTAGGTCACGGAAAATCAAAAGCTTTTTTAGAGCAAAATCAATTTTCAAGCACCACTAAAATCATCGACTTAGGAAATGATTTTAGATTGACTAAAGACAAAGAATTTGATGGAAAATCATTTGTTTACGGATTACCAGAATTAAACAAATCGAATATTAAAAAAGCTCAATTCATAGCTAATCCAGGTTGTTTTGCAACAGCTATACAACTGGCTTTATTACCATTAGCAAAAAACGGAATACTTACTAATGATGTTCATATAAATGCAACAACAGGAAGTACTGGAGCTGGAGTTACACCTTCGGAAACCACACATTTTAGTTGGAGATCAAATAATATGTCACATTACAAAGCTTTTGACCACCAACATTTAGGTGAAATAAACCAAAGTGTGAATCAATTGCAAGCAGACTATTCTAACGAATTGATTTTTGTTCCAAATAGAGGTGATTTTGCCAGAGGTATTTTTGCAACATTATACACCACTATCGAAGAAAGTTTAGAAGATATTGTAGCGAAATACGAAGCGTATTATGCGAACCAACCCTTTGTAACTGTTACTACTACTGCTATCAATATGAAACAAGTAGTACAAACAAACAAGTGTATTATCAGTTTAATGAAAAAAGGCAACCGGTTATTGATAACATCAATTATTGATAATTTAACAAAAGGTGCTTCTGGACAAGCGATTCAAAATATGAATTTAATGTTTGGATTAGAAGAAACCACAGGATTGCATTTGAAACCGAGCGGGTTTTAA